The following proteins are co-located in the Heteronotia binoei isolate CCM8104 ecotype False Entrance Well chromosome 21, APGP_CSIRO_Hbin_v1, whole genome shotgun sequence genome:
- the LOC132590090 gene encoding anti-apoptotic protein NR13-like has protein sequence MLSDLTAETRRLVDGYLRHNLSGSVLSHSYTAKTLRRVADELESREKTFFHSICSTAILVEPGRAGVHLRRVAAQMASDGGLNWGRVVALFVFTGTLATALAERGAHEEIGGLTEALVIYLSVEKREWLEAHGGWEGFYRYFNKHGSDSISRCDTKSNTIIATAGFVLAGLAFLMAVR, from the coding sequence ATGCTGAGCGATCTGACAGCCGAGACAAGGCGACTGGTGGATGGGTACTTGCGACACAACCTGAGTGGTTCGGTGCTGTCTCACAGCTACACGGCCAAGACCCTGCGGAGAGTGGCTGACGAGCTGGAGAGCCGTGAGAAGACATTCTTTCACTCCATTTGCTCCACAGCAATCTTGGTGGAGCCTGGTAGGGCAGGCGTCCATTTGAGACGTGTGGCGGCGCAGATGGCATCTGATGGCGGGCTTAACTGGGGTCGAGTAGTGGCGCTGTTTGTGTTCACCGGCACCTTGGCAACAGCTCTGGCTGAGCGGGGGGCCCACGAGGAGATCGGCGGCCTGACAGAAGCAttggtcatctatctgtctgtggagAAGCGCGAGTGGCTGGAGGCGCATGGTGGCTGGGAAGGGTTCTACCGCTACTTCAACAAACACGGTTCTGATTCAATCAGCCGGTGCGATACCAAAAGCAACACTATCATAGCGACCGCCGGATTTGTCCTAGCAGGATTAGCTTTCCTCATGGCTGTGCGATAA